The sequence GCTCGATCCTGTCCAGTGGTGAGCTATTTGCAAACGTGGTCGTCCGCAAACGTGCTATGCACCTCAAACGATCGGTATTCATGACAGACATGGCACACTCGTTCATCCGCAGGCGGTTTGTCGCCGTGAGCGTCGGTCTGGGATTAGCGCTTATCTTGCTCGTTGGCTGCATCCCATCGACGCGCTCTGCGGGAGGCCAGGATCAGCACGAACAGTCGGCAACCGCCACAACGGAGCCATCGCCTCCATCAGACGATACCTGGATACGACAGAGCTACGGCAGCGCCTGGGATATTCGACATCCGGCAGATTGGGAGGTCAATACAGCGGGCCTGATGGAAGGCTTTTTAGGTATCGAGGGAGTTTTCGACGGACGGCGCTATAATGTAAGCTTCACCTATCCGATGATCGAGCCGACAGTCGACTCGGTGGAGACGTGGGTCCAGCAGGAGCTGGCAGCGCTTCCCACGCATCCCGACTTCGAGCGCAGCCTGGAGGATCTGACTGTTGCCGACGTTCCCGCCAGAAAAGTGCTCAACGTCATGGAGGCTCCCGGAGGACCGCTGAGCCATCGGGCATACATCTGGAGGCGCGAGACGAAAAATCCGGCGCTGGTAGTCATCCAGCAAGAAGATAGCATGCCGCCCGACCCTGCGCATATGGAGCAGATCTTCGATCTGCTGCTGGCCGGCATCGCTCCCTAGCGTGGGGTCAGGAGTTTCACGTTCCAAGTTCTTAGTTCCAAGTTCTTGGTTTGGGATTTGTCTCCTGTGTTCACAGTGCGTCTGGGAGAAGCTCTGATTGCGCATCCTGTTCACCTTCGCCGGAGGTAGCGGCCATTTCGTCCCGATGGTCCCGATCGCGCGGGCCGCAGAGGTGGCGGGGCATACCGTGGCCTTCGCCAGCCAACCGGCGATGGTCGCGATGGTCGAGGCCGCCGGGTTTGCGGCCTTCGCCACGGGGGGAGCGACCGTCCCCGACACGCCCGCGCGCTTCCCGCTGCTCAAGCTCGACGCCGAGCGCGAGGATCGCGCGCTCCGCGAGGGCTACGCCACGCGCGTCGCTCGTGAGCGTGCGAGCGCGCTCCTGGCGCTGTGCCCGCAGTGGCAGCCCGATCTTGTGGTCTGCGACGAGATCGACTTCGGCAGCATGGTCGCCGCCGAGCGTCTAGGGCTGCCGTATGCCACAGTGCTGGTTATCGCCGCAGGCTCCTTCGTGCGACACGCCCTGGTTGCCGAGCCGCTGAACACGCTGCGCGCCGAGCATGGCCTGCCACCCGACCCCGATCTGACGATGCTCAGGCGCTATCTCGTGCTGTCGCCCTTCCCGCCCAGCTACCGCGACCCGGCCTTTCCGCTGCCTGCCACGGCTCACACGATCCGCCCGCTTGCGCTCGAAGCTGCGCCGGGCGAATCTGCGCGACCCTGGAGCGAGCATCTGTCGGGCGCGCCAGCGGTCTACTTCACGCTTGGCACGGTGTTCAATATCGAGTCCGGCGATCTCTTTCCACGGGTGCTTGCGGGGCTGCGCGACCTGCCGCTCACCGTGATCGCCACCGTGGGCAACGAGATCGATCCTGCGGAGTTTGGGCCGCAGCCCGCCAATATCCATATCGCGCGGTACATCCCCCAGGCGTCCATCTTACCGCACTGCGATCTGGTCGTCTCGCATGGCGGATCGGGCAGCGTGATCGGCGCGCTGGCGCATGGCCTGCCGATGGTTCTGATCCCGATGGGCGCGGATCAGCCGCTGAACGCGGCCCGCTGTGCCGACCTGGGTGTCGCGCGGGTGCTC comes from Herpetosiphonaceae bacterium and encodes:
- a CDS encoding glycosyltransferase, with amino-acid sequence MRILFTFAGGSGHFVPMVPIARAAEVAGHTVAFASQPAMVAMVEAAGFAAFATGGATVPDTPARFPLLKLDAEREDRALREGYATRVARERASALLALCPQWQPDLVVCDEIDFGSMVAAERLGLPYATVLVIAAGSFVRHALVAEPLNTLRAEHGLPPDPDLTMLRRYLVLSPFPPSYRDPAFPLPATAHTIRPLALEAAPGESARPWSEHLSGAPAVYFTLGTVFNIESGDLFPRVLAGLRDLPLTVIATVGNEIDPAEFGPQPANIHIARYIPQASILPHCDLVVSHGGSGSVIGALAHGLPMVLIPMGADQPLNAARCADLGVARVLDPVDSTPDMVREAVSLVLADPAYRRAAERLRDEIAAQPAPAHAVALLERLAHAKRPLISG